GAGAtacagcaggagctggaggccgTAGCCCTGTCTGGTTAAGAAGCGTGGGCTGAGTAAGCTCGTGCCGATGCTGCTGTTTATCAGAAAGTGGTCAAAGTTGGGAATGTGCCAGACATGATGTGGACACTCAGCTTCAAACAGGTTGACGTCATCGACCGAAAACCCCCCAGAGGAGTTTCCTGCTCCTTTACGAACCTCGAACTCCACCTGGAAGGGCCTGGTGGCATTGAGAGGAATGTGATGGAGCTGCCAGTGGGATGTTGGTGGACCTggagaatgatgatgatggacaTACAGAATGACTTATATAACTGTGGAATGCAGTAAGAGCACATGCAAAGTCATGCTCCCACTGGAAAGGCTTTGAAGCACACTAGCTAAAGTACATTTGATTGGCAGTCACCAATCGCTGTGTGTGAACTCTTCCAACTGACTTGAGGGGGTCACCAACACGGTCACAGACAATTTGGCGACAAGTGAAGCTTCAGATGACAGGATTTTTTGGTCAAGTTAAGGAGTGGATTTACTTTTGGCACATGTATATCTTGAAAATCCAATCCTACATGTCAATACCTCTGCTGTATATGAAGTACACACTGGATTTAGCTGTATAATGTGATGTCACCCCCTTTCAAATGACCATGTTTTGTGGATACAGCAGTGCATGACGTGTAATTTGACCTGTGATCTGTCCCATTAAATAGGTGCTTTCCTCAGCATCCCTGTCGTACTCTCTGATCCAGATGTTGAGCTGGTCTCTGTCACTGCCActgtgaaaatagaaaaactggAGACACTGAAGTTGCCTCCTTGGATTCATTCTCCTGCTCTGCATTTTGGCACCATCTCCCTCTTTTCCATAAGATGTGCTGCAGTGCATGAAGGAGCCTCCACCTACACACAATTAAGCACTGAAGTGATCCTCGTGCAGTTGGCAGCAATGTAGACAAAACATTTGTGGGCAAAAATAATGTTGGAAATTCCGACTCATAGCTCAAACCTGGCTGTTGCAGTATCATGTAACAGAAAACTCACCGCTTTGGGTTGTTGTTGTGCCATTTTCATGAGAAGACATTGTTTGATTGTCTGTAAACATAGTGAGAATGCAAGTGTTGTATATTTAGTAGCAGCCATTGCTGATGTAGCATTTCCACTGCCTCTTTCCTATCTATCACAATGATATGAAGATCACTTCGAATAAAAAAGACATAACGCACAGCTGCTTGAGCGATTAAAGGTGAACGGCTGAAAAGGAGCTGAGGTCCATACCTCCCTGTCCACTCAGGCTGGTGTGGTCGGAGAACGGCCCCGCGATTGTGCTGCCGACTCTCTCCCAGCTGGTGtttcctgcagcacaaacagtCCCATCACACACCCTCTCGTCCTCAAAGCTGCATGACATCAGAAAGGTGACGGCCGATGCTGcgaacacaaaaacacaagttcGTCATCATCTGCGTCAtcacaaataacacaattaTATAACATTGTGTAGTAAAATACTTACTGCAGTTATAAAGCTGTTGGAGTTTCCGTACATCATTAGAGCTCATTTCTAGACGCTGACCAATCACGTCCTGGTACTCCGGTTGATTAGCGATGATGGTGGACCCATTGCCATTCGAGAAGGCATCTTTTCCATAGTGCATCACAGACGCGTAATCATACAGCGTTCCGAATGTGGTTGTATGGCTTGCACTATGTTTCAAGAAATTGTGTTCCTTTCCTGAGCAAAACGTGATGATAAGTCGAacatatgtttttgtttttttcttttgcatacAAACATCAGAATGATACATTCAGCTAAAAGGTAAACAAACCTTCTTCCACGTTTTCCCAGACTATGGTGATGTACTCATCTCTGTCATATCTTGACTGTTCATGCCAGAAGCCCAATGCATGAAGGAACTCATGCTCCACAATGGCGAGGTGATCACACCATTCTCCAATAGAGAGACTTTGGTTTCCTTGACGTTGATTCCCGACATATGACCAACATCTATGGACAGAACATGGGCAAAAAGGCAAATAATCAAGTTATGttaatagtttgacatttggggATTTAGCCCCTTTATTTCCGAAAGGAAAATGAAGGCCCAATTAATCGTCACTTGGTGCCAGTGTTGggagatggagccacggtatcgGTGCCTTGCCGACACATGCGCTCCACCAATTGCAAGTCatcttagctgtcaatcatgatgtttcaccccgttttacagcgtcaaattaatttaaaaactaaacttaGCGGAAAAATTCACACTTGAACATGCCTTATATGACGGAAACTATCTTTTTAAGAAAAATTTGCTTAATGTggacttttagtttggtccatatcccatccactcacatggaggaggcagggtttataacctttactgcagtcagccactagggggcgtaTGAGAttttttggcttcacatttgatGAGACATCACATCCTAAATCTTTACATCTAGTCTTTGGTTAACGCAGATATCCTCATCGAGtaacatggggaaaaaaagaaccaTGACAAAACCAAGACTTCAGACTGAGCCTTCTATGTCattatatataatgatataatgaaGCACCCCTCGTCTTTGATGACCACGATGTAGTTTGGTTCGTCTTCCCAGGGTTTGAAGTCGATGCATGTTTTCAGCCGTATTTGGTCAAAAGCCCGTAGGACAACCCCTTTGGCATTCAAGTCTGCGTTTCAGGGAGAGCAAACAAATAGAGGTGCAGTGTTATTTATCAGCACGTAAATCAGTTTGTTCTCTCAACAGCTGAACGAAAACAAAGAAGATTCCTCTGTCGCACCGAGGCTCTCATCCAGCACATAGGGGACCGGTGTCTCCCATCTCCTCTGGTCTTCCAGAACAATGTTCCTGTCACAGCCCTTTGAAATACAAGAGGAAGAACATGAGTGATCACACAAAGAGTAATGTATGTATTGTTTGACTGTATTTCTTTAACAGTGCGACAGTAAAGATGCTCACAGTTATCACTTTAATGTCTCCATCACGTAGATTCAGATCTGAAaggtttgttgttatttttttatccacATGGCCAAaagtcacagtttgattcatgCATCTTTAACTTGGTCCACAATCAAACTTGAGACAATCAAACTTGTCTCAATCAAAACTATGACAAAATACCTATGACGcattaaaaggcgaccaaaatgaaactcCCCACTACCTTGAATACATTTTGGGATTTCTCAGGGTTtgttgttggaaacattttggtaatgtaagtacacaagtcaacaagaTATATAACATAGATCTAGTCATTTGAGACATTTGTGCCAAGAAGGAATGTTCCATGTTTTATCTTTAACACACCTTTATTTATCTCAACAATGTCTGGTTCATCTTCGTTTCCATTCcaatctgttaaaaaaacaagataacatcagaaaaaagaaaaacttgtcAGCATGACTGAAATTAGTGATTCCAAAAATGCTTATGTCACTCCACATGATCTCCGCTGGATGAGTCTTTATGAGCTCATTAAATCAATTGACTTCAGATAAAATGGTGATTGAAGTCATCAGTTATTATGAGCGACGGAGCTGCTGTCATCACCTCCAGTCGCTCCTGCAGATGAAATGGGCTGTGGACGCATGCACACAAATGTGAGATGGATCGCAGTGTTAGTGTTGACAAATGAgatgaatgatttaaatgtgcGAACCTACCGAGGTGGATGActgctgcaaaaacaaaccaaccagtAGAGTTGTGAAAACGTACATTTTCTGTGTGGAAGAAGGAAAACAGCAAAAATTATAGATTGATCAAAGTTAGAGTTGTTAAAGATAATTTGCCATTGGTCTTTTTAATATCTTGCTTTGTTACATAACTGTGATATAGAGAGCAAAAAGAGGGTAAGCAATAATCAGTACTACGCACAGGTGTctggcagaaaaaaacaaataccagACTTTACAACACTTCACAGCAGACACCTGTCATCTAAGTGTTGTGTAAAactgtcaaacagaaaaagaaaatacaagaacacacgcacacttacATCATTGGAAACGTAACGTTCACGCCTCCCTCGCCGTCTCGAAATGGATCCGAGACAAAAAGCTGTGTGTTCTTAAAGTGGACAAAGCTAAAGCTCTGCTGATCTGTGGACATTGAACTGCAGCTGACTACAGATTAACAGAGAAGTTAGAATTTAAGAGACTTTCAGGGCTAATTTTTCACTAAATGTCATGTTGGACAAGACTTTGTTATTGACTTCGTTGGTGTCTATTTCcttgtgcaaaaaaaacaacatttgtcaTCAAATTATGTCTGAGCCCGCCTCTAACCACTATGGATGAAAACTCAAATACAGAAATCTTTCGTGCAAATGTAATCGAAACAGAACCAGTTGTGTTCATGTGGGACCGTATCACTCCTGGTTTGAAGCTGATTGATGTTTTTACCTTTAGCATGTCAGGAATTTACCTCGAGGTTGGAGTGTGACAGTTACTGTCTTTTGACTTCTATCTCCccatcctccttctctttctctcctcctcctcctcctcttcatcctctcactcCTCAGTCCGgttttgtcagattttttccagatgcaaaaacaaagtatttaaatataaagggcccatcctagggtaaagaaaaatacaattcgtacaatttagatgaaacacactagtgaaaacatcaccaggatgattctatattcaatttcttcctatagatccttttcacctaaatcttacacactgaacctttaacatctCATTGGAGCGCTgagatttttctttcacactGAAGCACTTACACTGCTCTGTCACTGGGTGGCAGTGTTGCCTCTTCTATCGACTCAGGGGACAATGACATTTGTTCTGacaacattttccatttatgcTCGTTAAAGCTTcacaataataaagtaaaattgttattgttacttataattattgttattattagtattagtattagtattagtagtattgATGCATTAACATGTGCAGATGTACTGTAAGTTCTGATTTACTTTACTTTGGTAACTGATGAAATAATTACTGTGTAAAAGTAACCAGtggattaaatgttttttaaatgttgtgaagtgaaaagtaaaaaaacgtCCCTCTAAAATGTAGATGAGTAGAACAAAGAAGCATAGTGCTTGAATACAATTCAAGTAGCTCAAAGAAGTACAGTAATAGTGTGAGTATTGGCTGTATAATAAACTTGGAAAATAAATGGTATTTGTGGAGcatctttcaaaacacatttacaagatgatgaaaaatgaaaaattgaaagCAAACAATACGCAACATTTACTGTagttaaaaagcaaacaatgaGCAAGAATTTGAAAGATCACACAGCAATAGAGCgcagatgaaattaaaaaaaagttacaggtgagaaaacaagatcaaataGAACCtcataaaatgattaaattagCGGATAATGAGTTTGCAGACAGAGCTTCTCAGGGAGATTGTTCCAAAGAGTgggagccctgacagaaaaggccCCGTCACCTGGTCCTCATCCTCTCATGGAAAAGTTTTCCCTTTGCAGTCCCACACAATCAGTCTCCAACAGACAATACCttataatcacattttcttATTCACTCAAGCTGTCTTAAGTGAACTGTCCCACAGTCCACAGAGGACAACAAGGTGGGACAAACCTCACAGCCTGAGAGCATCACAATGACCCATTGACAGACGGAGACAGTTATCTTCTGATGCCAACAGGCTCTGATCTGCTTATCTaaccagcagcaacagcagtaAACCCCTCCTATCTACATCAAAACAACACTAAATCTCTATTTATCACTATGGTGAATATGGCATGATGTGTCTTGTTCAAAGCAGCTTGTATGCCTGAAACAACAGCTCCCTCCTCTAAGTGTGCAGAGTGTGAAAGGGGAAGACAACCGTCTAGCCTTTAGTTTAGGACGTGGCCGTTGGGATCAAGGCCTTAACGATGCCTTCTGGCCCTTTTGACTGATAATGCGACGCAACGAGTGGCCACAT
Above is a genomic segment from Hippoglossus stenolepis isolate QCI-W04-F060 chromosome 8, HSTE1.2, whole genome shotgun sequence containing:
- the LOC118113878 gene encoding meprin A subunit beta, which translates into the protein MYVFTTLLVGLFLQQSSTSPISSAGATGDWNGNEDEPDIVEINKDLNLRDGDIKVITGCDRNIVLEDQRRWETPVPYVLDESLDLNAKGVVLRAFDQIRLKTCIDFKPWEDEPNYIVVIKDEGCWSYVGNQRQGNQSLSIGEWCDHLAIVEHEFLHALGFWHEQSRYDRDEYITIVWENVEEGKEHNFLKHSASHTTTFGTLYDYASVMHYGKDAFSNGNGSTIIANQPEYQDVIGQRLEMSSNDVRKLQQLYNCTSAVTFLMSCSFEDERVCDGTVCAAGNTSWERVGSTIAGPFSDHTSLSGQGGGGSFMHCSTSYGKEGDGAKMQSRRMNPRRQLQCLQFFYFHSGSDRDQLNIWIREYDRDAEESTYLMGQITGPPTSHWQLHHIPLNATRPFQVEFEVRKGAGNSSGGFSVDDVNLFEAECPHHVWHIPNFDHFLINSSIGTSLLSPRFLTRQGYGLQLLLYLYPDHFGVFFRLVSTDYDEQLQWPCARRQMTVSLLDQSPHVQQRMSKQISITTNSERTFSGDNGETFQYWDNPRKVGHLINDTNGESYYAGPNLGYRTFLSSHAFWSGNFIKGGSVFILLNFDGCLDELQES